A window from Pseudomonas kribbensis encodes these proteins:
- a CDS encoding class I SAM-dependent methyltransferase has protein sequence MSTPIDLNALKERQKVAWASGDYAVIGTTLQIVGENLAEACDLRCDEEVLDVAAGNGNATLAAARRGCRVLSTDYVAALLERGQDRARAEHLDVTFQVADAEALPFADASFDAVLSTFGVMFAPDQAKAAQELARVCRRGGRIGLANWTPEGFVGQMFKTLGRHLPPPAGAQPPSNWGAEAWLHSHFDERQFLMQVTRRHFNFRYRSAAHFIDIFRHWYGPVHKAFAALPPESGQALEGDLTQLIDGLNRAGPESMVVPSEYLEVVITKR, from the coding sequence ATGAGCACCCCCATCGATCTCAATGCCCTCAAGGAACGCCAGAAAGTCGCCTGGGCCAGCGGCGACTATGCCGTGATCGGCACCACCTTGCAGATCGTCGGGGAAAACCTCGCCGAAGCCTGCGATCTACGCTGCGATGAAGAAGTGCTGGATGTTGCCGCCGGCAATGGCAATGCCACGCTGGCGGCGGCGCGTCGGGGTTGTCGGGTGTTGTCCACCGATTATGTCGCGGCGCTGCTGGAGCGTGGCCAGGACCGGGCGCGGGCCGAACATCTGGACGTGACTTTTCAAGTGGCCGATGCCGAAGCGCTGCCGTTTGCCGACGCCAGTTTCGATGCGGTGCTGTCGACCTTCGGGGTGATGTTCGCCCCGGATCAGGCCAAGGCTGCGCAGGAACTGGCCCGGGTCTGCCGCCGTGGCGGGCGGATCGGCCTGGCCAACTGGACGCCCGAAGGCTTCGTCGGCCAGATGTTCAAGACCCTCGGCCGCCATCTGCCACCGCCCGCCGGCGCGCAACCACCGTCGAACTGGGGCGCGGAAGCCTGGCTGCATTCGCACTTCGATGAGCGACAGTTCCTGATGCAAGTGACTCGCCGCCACTTCAATTTCCGTTATCGCTCGGCGGCACACTTCATCGACATCTTCCGCCACTGGTACGGGCCGGTGCACAAGGCGTTCGCGGCGCTGCCGCCGGAGAGCGGGCAGGCACTGGAGGGGGATCTGACGCAACTGATCGACGGGCTGAACCGGGCTGGGCCGGAATCGATGGTGGTGCCCAGTGAGTATCTGGAGGTGGTCATAACCAAGCGTTGA
- a CDS encoding DUF4242 domain-containing protein, whose translation MPKFVIEREIPGAGNLSEQELKAVSQTSCQVLRELGPQVQWLQSYVTADKVYCVYIAPDEELVREHARLGGFPANSVSRVMSVIDPTTAE comes from the coding sequence ATGCCGAAATTCGTGATTGAACGCGAGATTCCAGGGGCCGGAAACCTGTCGGAGCAAGAACTCAAGGCGGTATCGCAAACGTCCTGCCAGGTGTTGCGTGAACTCGGGCCACAGGTGCAATGGCTGCAGAGTTACGTCACCGCCGACAAGGTCTACTGCGTGTACATCGCCCCTGATGAGGAGCTGGTGCGCGAGCATGCGCGGCTGGGTGGATTCCCGGCCAACAGTGTGTCCCGGGTGATGAGCGTCATCGACCCGACCACCGCCGAGTGA
- a CDS encoding cytochrome c biogenesis protein DipZ, with product MFLIAFLGGLLTVLSPCILPVVPFLFAGADRTRSSILLTLGGMALTFALISSLAVVSSEWVIQANNTGRHIALVVMVLFALSLISARIGDWLARPFVLLGNRLDPDTRKKAGPMGSVMIGVATGLLWAPCAGPILGVILTGAMLQGASAQTSLLLLAYGAGSALSLGTLIFAGRGLVNRLKPSIPFTGWFRRGAGVAVLAAAVVISTGADRTLLAGTSSEGVASVEKNVLENAPKVIDYFISKVRADSTADEQGNGAMPSLTGAVQWLNSPELSAESLRGKVVLVDFWTYDCINCQHTLPYVKDWEKKYGKDGLVVIGVHTPEYGYERIIDNVKDQVKKLGITYPVAIDNNYAIWRNFDNQYWPAHYLIDAKGQVRYTHFGEGSYQTQEQMIQQLLKEAKTPSA from the coding sequence ATGTTCCTTATCGCTTTCCTGGGCGGTCTGTTGACTGTCCTCAGCCCCTGCATCCTGCCGGTGGTGCCGTTTCTGTTTGCCGGCGCCGACCGCACGCGCTCGTCGATCCTGCTGACCCTCGGCGGCATGGCCCTGACTTTCGCCCTGATCTCCAGCCTCGCGGTGGTCAGCAGCGAGTGGGTGATCCAGGCCAACAACACCGGCCGACACATCGCGTTGGTCGTGATGGTGCTGTTTGCGCTGTCGCTGATTTCCGCACGCATCGGGGACTGGCTGGCGCGGCCGTTCGTGCTGTTGGGTAATCGCCTGGATCCGGACACTCGCAAGAAGGCTGGTCCCATGGGGTCGGTGATGATCGGCGTGGCCACCGGTCTGCTGTGGGCACCGTGCGCCGGTCCGATTCTTGGGGTGATTCTGACCGGCGCGATGCTGCAAGGCGCCAGTGCCCAGACCAGCCTGTTGCTGTTGGCCTATGGTGCGGGCAGTGCGCTGTCGCTGGGGACGCTGATCTTCGCCGGTCGCGGCCTGGTCAACCGGCTGAAACCGTCGATCCCGTTCACGGGCTGGTTCCGTCGTGGCGCGGGTGTCGCCGTGCTGGCGGCGGCGGTGGTGATTTCCACCGGTGCCGATCGCACCCTGCTGGCCGGCACATCGTCCGAGGGCGTCGCCAGTGTCGAGAAAAACGTGTTGGAAAACGCGCCGAAAGTGATCGATTACTTCATCAGCAAAGTGCGGGCGGATTCGACGGCGGACGAGCAGGGCAATGGCGCGATGCCGTCTCTGACCGGCGCAGTGCAATGGCTGAACTCACCGGAACTGAGCGCCGAATCCCTGCGTGGCAAAGTGGTGCTGGTGGACTTCTGGACCTACGACTGCATCAACTGCCAGCACACGCTGCCATACGTGAAGGATTGGGAGAAAAAGTACGGCAAGGACGGCCTCGTGGTGATCGGTGTGCACACCCCGGAATACGGTTACGAGCGGATCATCGACAACGTCAAGGATCAGGTGAAGAAACTCGGCATCACCTACCCGGTGGCCATCGACAACAACTACGCGATCTGGCGCAACTTCGACAACCAGTACTGGCCGGCGCACTACCTGATCGATGCCAAGGGGCAGGTGCGTTACACCCACTTTGGCGAGGGCAGTTATCAGACTCAGGAGCAAATGATTCAGCAACTGCTCAAGGAGGCCAAGACGCCTTCTGCATGA
- a CDS encoding response regulator, which yields MDHVDHILIVDDDREIRELVGNYLKKNGLRTTVVADGRQMRSFLEANTVDLIVLDIMMPGDDGLLLCRELRAGKHKATPVLMLTARNDETDRIIGLEMGADDYLTKPFAARELLARINAVLRRTRMLPPNLVVTESGRLLAFGRWQLDTSARHLLDTDGTMVALSGAEYRLLRVFLDHPQRVLSRDQLLNLTQGRDADLFDRSIDLLVSRLRQRLLDDAREPAYIKTVRSEGYVFSLPVEILGAPA from the coding sequence ATGGATCATGTCGATCACATTCTCATCGTCGATGACGACCGCGAGATTCGCGAACTGGTTGGCAATTACCTGAAAAAGAACGGCCTGCGCACCACGGTGGTCGCCGATGGCCGGCAGATGCGCAGTTTTCTGGAAGCCAATACCGTCGACCTGATCGTGCTCGACATCATGATGCCCGGCGATGACGGCCTGCTGCTGTGCCGCGAATTGCGCGCCGGCAAACACAAGGCCACGCCGGTCTTGATGCTCACCGCACGCAATGATGAGACCGACCGCATCATCGGCCTGGAAATGGGCGCCGACGACTACCTGACCAAACCTTTCGCCGCCCGCGAGCTGCTGGCGCGAATCAATGCCGTGCTGCGCCGCACGCGCATGCTGCCGCCCAATCTGGTGGTCACCGAAAGCGGCCGCTTGCTGGCCTTCGGTCGCTGGCAGCTCGACACCTCGGCCCGGCATCTGCTGGACACCGACGGCACCATGGTTGCCTTGAGCGGCGCGGAGTACCGCTTGCTGCGAGTGTTCCTCGATCATCCACAGCGAGTACTGAGCCGCGATCAACTGCTCAACCTGACCCAGGGCCGTGACGCCGATCTGTTCGACCGCTCCATCGACCTGCTGGTCAGTCGTCTGCGCCAGCGTCTGCTCGACGACGCCCGCGAACCGGCCTACATCAAGACCGTGCGCAGCGAGGGTTATGTGTTCTCGCTGCCGGTGGAAATCCTCGGAGCCCCGGCATGA
- a CDS encoding DNA-binding domain-containing protein encodes MDNLEQQQRALTRYLRDPENQMPPTDMNAARVNVYRDLVFNNVSQLLGGTFPVLIRIIGQERWRTLIRGFLRDYRAQTPKFGEIAEEFVGYLASEPAVLSTGEWPAFLVELAHYEWVEMVLQQSDADPLPASDPALLLERPLQVSALAWPLAYAWPVQILSPEYQPSTPPAQATLLLVRRAADFSVKFSELSPLAWRLLQRVGEFPLLSGREQLEGLAMEAGLPGTASFMDSGLALLQQMHEDGVIGIN; translated from the coding sequence GTGGATAACCTTGAGCAGCAACAACGGGCCCTGACGCGCTACCTGCGCGATCCCGAGAACCAGATGCCACCGACCGACATGAACGCGGCACGGGTCAACGTCTATCGCGATCTGGTGTTCAACAATGTCTCGCAACTGTTGGGCGGGACCTTTCCGGTGCTGATCCGGATCATCGGCCAGGAGCGCTGGCGCACATTGATTCGCGGCTTTCTGCGGGACTACCGCGCGCAGACGCCGAAATTCGGTGAGATCGCCGAAGAGTTCGTCGGTTACCTCGCCTCGGAGCCCGCCGTGTTGAGCACGGGAGAGTGGCCGGCGTTTCTGGTGGAACTGGCGCATTACGAGTGGGTGGAGATGGTGTTGCAGCAGTCCGATGCCGATCCGCTGCCGGCAAGTGATCCCGCGTTGTTGCTGGAGCGGCCATTGCAGGTTTCGGCGCTGGCGTGGCCATTGGCGTATGCGTGGCCGGTGCAGATCCTCAGCCCTGAATATCAGCCGTCAACGCCACCCGCCCAGGCAACCCTGTTGCTGGTGCGGCGTGCGGCGGATTTCAGTGTGAAGTTTTCCGAGCTGAGTCCGTTGGCGTGGCGGTTGCTGCAGCGGGTTGGGGAGTTTCCGTTGCTGAGCGGTCGTGAGCAACTGGAGGGGCTGGCGATGGAGGCGGGTTTGCCGGGAACTGCGTCCTTCATGGACAGCGGACTGGCGTTGTTGCAGCAGATGCATGAGGACGGTGTGATCGGAATCAATTGA
- a CDS encoding ATP-binding protein — MKVALHWPRTLASRLSLIFLIGLILAQALSFGAQYYERYESAKNTMLGNLETDVSTSIAILDRLPADERPMWLERLARPNYGYLLSEGEPGTPIGAGEVPIAVTSITDAIGEAYPLTFTDIPGPKKHFQGHLRLSDGSPVTIDVRPSMVPLSPWLPVVLLGQLALMIACTWLAVRIAIRPLTRLANAVETLDPNAHPINLDEQGPNEVAYAARAFNTMQARIAAYLKERMQLLAAISHDLQTPITRMKLRAEFMDDSAEKDKLWNDLGEMEHLVREGVAYARSIHGSTEESRRTNLDSFLDSLVFDYQDMGKEVQLSGKSEAVIDTRPHALRRVLVNLTDNALKFAGAAELLIQRDKTGLSIKVMDRGPGIAEEELAQVMEPFYRVENSRNRSTGGTGLGLAIAQQLAMALGGSLNLSNREGGGLCAELKLPLQA, encoded by the coding sequence ATGAAGGTTGCGCTGCACTGGCCGCGCACCCTCGCCTCGCGGTTGTCGCTGATTTTTCTGATCGGCCTGATCCTGGCTCAAGCCCTGTCGTTCGGCGCGCAGTATTACGAGCGCTACGAAAGCGCGAAGAACACCATGCTCGGCAACCTGGAAACCGACGTTTCGACCTCGATTGCGATCCTCGACCGACTGCCGGCCGACGAGCGTCCGATGTGGCTCGAACGTCTGGCCCGGCCCAACTACGGTTACCTGCTCAGCGAGGGCGAACCGGGTACACCGATCGGTGCCGGCGAAGTACCGATCGCGGTCACCTCGATCACCGACGCCATCGGCGAAGCCTATCCGCTGACTTTCACCGACATTCCGGGGCCGAAAAAACACTTTCAGGGCCACCTGCGCCTGAGCGACGGCAGCCCGGTGACCATTGACGTGCGACCGTCAATGGTGCCGCTGTCGCCTTGGCTGCCGGTGGTGCTGCTCGGGCAACTGGCGTTGATGATTGCCTGCACCTGGCTGGCGGTGCGCATCGCCATCCGTCCGCTCACCCGCCTGGCCAATGCGGTGGAAACCCTTGATCCCAACGCCCATCCGATCAATCTGGATGAACAGGGCCCGAACGAAGTGGCCTACGCCGCCCGTGCGTTCAACACCATGCAGGCGCGGATCGCCGCGTATCTGAAAGAACGCATGCAGTTGCTGGCAGCGATTTCCCACGACCTGCAAACCCCGATCACCCGGATGAAACTGCGGGCGGAGTTCATGGACGATTCGGCGGAAAAGGACAAACTGTGGAATGACCTCGGCGAGATGGAGCATCTGGTGCGTGAAGGCGTGGCCTATGCCCGCAGCATCCACGGTTCGACCGAAGAAAGCCGGCGCACCAACCTCGATTCGTTCCTCGACAGCCTGGTCTTCGACTACCAGGACATGGGCAAAGAGGTGCAGTTGAGCGGCAAGAGCGAGGCGGTCATCGACACCCGCCCCCATGCCTTGCGCCGGGTGCTGGTCAACCTGACCGACAATGCGCTGAAGTTTGCCGGCGCTGCCGAGCTGTTGATTCAACGGGACAAGACCGGCCTTTCGATCAAGGTGATGGATCGCGGACCGGGCATCGCCGAAGAGGAACTGGCACAGGTAATGGAGCCGTTCTATCGCGTGGAAAACTCGCGCAACCGCAGCACCGGCGGCACCGGCCTCGGTCTGGCGATTGCCCAGCAGCTGGCGATGGCGCTGGGTGGTTCGCTGAATTTGAGCAACCGTGAAGGTGGCGGATTGTGCGCTGAACTGAAGCTGCCGCTTCAGGCCTGA
- a CDS encoding DUF692 domain-containing protein, translating into MQIPHPTLQASVGLGLRRGLMKDLQAARTGDFDFLEVAPENWIGVGGVHGAALRELAERYPLSCHGLSLSLGGSAPLDVDFLREVRVFLDHYNVPLYSEHLSYCSDDGHLYDLLPLPFTEEAVHHVAARIRQAQDILGRRLAVENVSYYAAPRQDMDEVTFTNAVLREADCDLLLDVNNVYVNSINHGFDPQTFLAGIEPGRVVGMHVAGHFDESDTLKIDTHGASVKPVVWSLLAEAYARFGAQPTLLERDFNFPAFSELVAELQTIRRLQNQGGQRG; encoded by the coding sequence ATGCAGATTCCCCACCCCACCTTACAGGCCAGCGTCGGGCTTGGCCTGCGTCGCGGCCTGATGAAAGATCTTCAAGCCGCCCGCACCGGCGATTTCGACTTTCTCGAAGTTGCCCCGGAAAACTGGATCGGCGTCGGCGGCGTTCACGGCGCCGCGTTGCGCGAACTGGCCGAGCGTTATCCGCTGTCGTGCCATGGCCTGTCGTTGTCGCTCGGCGGGTCGGCGCCGCTGGACGTCGATTTCCTTCGGGAAGTCCGGGTGTTTCTCGATCATTACAACGTGCCGCTGTACAGCGAGCACCTGAGCTATTGCAGCGACGACGGTCACCTTTATGACCTGCTGCCGCTGCCATTCACCGAAGAGGCGGTGCACCACGTTGCCGCGCGGATCCGTCAGGCCCAGGACATTCTTGGCCGGCGCCTGGCAGTGGAAAACGTTTCCTATTACGCCGCCCCTCGGCAGGACATGGACGAGGTCACCTTCACCAACGCGGTATTGCGCGAGGCCGATTGCGACCTGCTGCTGGACGTCAACAACGTCTACGTCAACTCGATCAACCACGGCTTCGACCCGCAGACGTTTCTGGCCGGGATCGAACCGGGCCGGGTGGTCGGGATGCATGTCGCCGGGCATTTCGACGAGTCCGACACGCTGAAGATCGATACCCACGGCGCTTCGGTGAAACCGGTGGTCTGGTCGCTGCTGGCAGAGGCCTACGCACGCTTTGGTGCGCAGCCGACGCTGCTCGAACGTGACTTCAACTTCCCGGCGTTCTCCGAACTGGTGGCCGAGTTGCAGACCATTCGCCGCTTGCAGAACCAGGGAGGCCAGCGTGGATAA
- a CDS encoding IS110 family transposase, with protein sequence MNTMTLLGIDIGKHSFHLHGQDAKGHQVLRKKTNRGQLLSTLAQLPACTVVMESCGGAHWLARQIGTLGHEVKLIAPQYVKPFVKGNKNDFIDAEAICEAASRPAMRFCSIKTAEQQTLSALHRVRDSLIGHRTVAINQIHGFLLEFGISLPIGTAALHHVPMLLDNPQHSVPLRLKGLVMRLYRQIQQLDQEIKDIESDLKQQLKEDDAGSRLQSIPGIGPITASALLADIGDVSNYRSARDFSASLGLVPKQHSTGGKTVLLGITKRGDKHIRRLLVQGARAIMQHIDGRDDALGPWVRELLTRRHSNIVACALANKLARIVWAVLAKGGQYDPHPNA encoded by the coding sequence ATGAACACGATGACGCTTCTCGGTATCGACATTGGCAAACACAGTTTCCACCTGCATGGCCAGGATGCCAAAGGTCATCAGGTACTGCGCAAGAAAACCAATCGTGGCCAATTGCTCAGCACCTTGGCCCAGCTACCGGCCTGCACGGTGGTGATGGAGTCATGCGGCGGCGCTCACTGGCTTGCTCGACAGATCGGCACTTTGGGCCACGAGGTGAAGCTGATCGCCCCGCAGTACGTCAAACCGTTCGTCAAAGGCAACAAAAACGACTTCATTGATGCCGAAGCGATTTGCGAGGCGGCAAGCCGCCCCGCGATGCGCTTCTGCTCGATCAAAACCGCAGAGCAACAAACGCTTTCAGCGCTGCATCGTGTCCGAGATTCCCTGATTGGCCATCGCACCGTCGCGATCAACCAGATTCATGGGTTTCTGCTGGAGTTCGGGATCAGCCTGCCTATTGGAACCGCTGCGCTGCATCATGTGCCGATGTTGCTCGACAACCCGCAACACTCGGTGCCGTTGCGCCTCAAGGGTTTGGTGATGCGTCTCTACCGGCAGATTCAGCAACTGGACCAAGAGATCAAGGACATCGAGTCCGACCTCAAGCAACAGTTGAAAGAGGACGACGCCGGAAGCCGTTTGCAGAGCATCCCTGGCATCGGCCCGATCACTGCCAGCGCCTTGCTGGCAGATATAGGGGATGTCTCGAACTATCGCAGCGCACGTGATTTCTCGGCTTCGTTGGGGTTGGTACCGAAACAGCATTCAACCGGCGGAAAGACAGTGCTGCTGGGGATCACAAAACGCGGCGACAAGCACATACGCCGGCTGCTGGTGCAGGGCGCACGAGCCATCATGCAGCATATCGACGGTAGGGATGATGCGTTGGGGCCTTGGGTTCGAGAGCTGCTGACGCGTCGGCACTCCAATATCGTCGCCTGCGCGCTGGCGAACAAACTGGCACGAATCGTGTGGGCGGTACTGGCGAAAGGCGGCCAGTACGACCCACATCCGAACGCTTGA
- a CDS encoding DUF2790 domain-containing protein produces MTNKSVIAACLFAALNICTLSARAEAVAPQTYTYGTHLDIQKVISMKEDKSMTCGIVDARMTYLDSAGQTRVLDYSKFADGCDNQN; encoded by the coding sequence ATGACCAACAAATCCGTAATCGCCGCTTGCCTGTTCGCTGCCCTGAACATCTGCACCCTGTCGGCCCGCGCCGAAGCTGTTGCCCCGCAAACCTACACCTACGGCACCCATCTGGATATCCAGAAAGTGATCTCGATGAAAGAAGACAAATCGATGACCTGCGGCATCGTCGACGCCCGCATGACCTACCTCGATTCTGCCGGTCAGACCCGCGTGCTCGACTACAGCAAATTCGCCGACGGCTGCGACAACCAGAACTGA